One part of the Cellvibrionales bacterium genome encodes these proteins:
- a CDS encoding cytochrome c5 family protein: protein MKSLIKVFSLSAVLATVFAVVSVQAEDKKVANNTAPVGQTCLQGQPCAAAAAASSGGEPRTGEQVYNKSCTSCHTAGVAGAPKLGDAAAWSPRLAAGKETLYKHAIGGVKAMPPKGLCMDCSDDELKGAVDYMLGKVGK from the coding sequence ATGAAATCCTTGATCAAAGTTTTTTCGCTGTCCGCTGTATTAGCTACCGTATTTGCTGTGGTTTCCGTGCAGGCCGAAGACAAAAAAGTGGCAAACAACACAGCGCCGGTTGGACAAACCTGTTTGCAAGGCCAGCCCTGTGCGGCCGCTGCCGCTGCCAGCAGTGGTGGTGAGCCCAGAACGGGCGAGCAGGTGTACAACAAGTCTTGCACCTCTTGCCACACAGCAGGTGTAGCGGGCGCGCCGAAATTGGGTGATGCCGCTGCGTGGAGTCCGCGTTTGGCGGCAGGTAAAGAGACTTTATACAAACACGCCATTGGTGGTGTGAAAGCGATGCCGCCTAAAGGTCTGTGTATGGATTGTTCCGACGATGAATTGAAGGGCGCTGTGGATTACATGCTGGGTAAAGTAGGCAAGTAA
- a CDS encoding type II/IV secretion system protein — MNSPAKVRAPERLLDLRNTLDDLVADGLLDKRDANFLSGTPRSRENALLHPITYIAKMNLQDHQRSGKLLDEERLTQWLAEKSDQPYFHIDPLKIDASKVTELMSFAFAKRHQILCVQISKDEMVVASSQPWVYAWEDDIKHTARREIRRVVVKPSELARYTVEFYSLAKSVSDAADTDYGGKMGIGKFEQLLKLSELKDPEANDQHIINIVDWMLQYAYAQRASDIHIEPRRELGKVRFRIDGVLHQVYELPARVMIAVTSRLKILGRMNIAEKRKPQDGRIKTEKPDGSEVELRMSTLPTAFGEKLVMRIFDPEILVKTFPELGLINEDLKRWTQLINQPNGILLVTGPTGSGKTTTLYSSLKQIATPDVNVSTIEDPIEMVEEAFNQMQVNRAVDLDFATGVRTLMRQDPDIIMIGEIRDQETADMAVQAAMTGHLVLSTLHTNDAPSAVSRLLDLGVPSYLLRSVLLGVMAQRLVRRLCIHCKEETEIPEEAWKTLTAPWKVAMPARSFKPVGCLECRNTGYKGREGIYEIMLFTDETKALVGDRVDIGQLRQQAMREGMRTLRLSGAQKVAAGLTTVEEVMRVAPALDRFNG; from the coding sequence ATGAACAGCCCTGCCAAAGTCAGAGCGCCGGAGCGTTTGCTGGATTTGCGCAACACCTTGGATGACTTGGTGGCTGATGGCTTGTTGGATAAACGCGATGCCAATTTTTTATCCGGCACGCCGCGTTCACGCGAAAATGCTCTGCTGCATCCGATCACTTATATTGCAAAAATGAACTTGCAAGACCATCAGCGCTCAGGGAAGCTGTTGGATGAAGAGCGGCTGACACAATGGCTGGCAGAAAAATCGGATCAGCCGTATTTTCATATTGACCCACTAAAAATTGATGCGAGCAAAGTAACCGAATTGATGTCTTTTGCTTTTGCAAAACGCCATCAAATTTTGTGTGTGCAGATCAGTAAAGATGAAATGGTGGTGGCGAGTTCGCAGCCGTGGGTTTATGCGTGGGAAGATGACATCAAGCACACGGCGCGGCGTGAAATTCGACGCGTGGTGGTGAAGCCCAGTGAACTCGCACGCTACACGGTAGAGTTTTACTCATTGGCAAAATCAGTGTCAGATGCGGCGGATACTGATTACGGCGGAAAAATGGGCATCGGCAAGTTTGAGCAGTTGCTGAAATTGTCCGAATTAAAAGATCCGGAAGCCAATGACCAACACATCATCAATATTGTGGATTGGATGTTGCAGTACGCTTACGCGCAGCGCGCCAGTGATATTCACATCGAGCCGCGTCGAGAGTTGGGAAAAGTGCGCTTTAGAATTGATGGCGTGCTGCATCAGGTTTACGAATTGCCGGCGCGCGTGATGATTGCTGTTACCAGTCGCTTGAAAATTCTCGGCCGCATGAATATTGCTGAAAAACGCAAACCGCAAGACGGGCGTATCAAAACAGAAAAACCGGATGGCAGTGAAGTGGAGTTGCGGATGTCTACGCTGCCCACGGCGTTTGGCGAAAAATTGGTCATGCGGATTTTTGATCCTGAAATTTTGGTCAAAACCTTTCCAGAGTTGGGTTTAATCAATGAAGATTTAAAACGCTGGACGCAGTTGATCAATCAGCCAAACGGCATTTTGTTAGTCACTGGTCCCACCGGTTCTGGTAAAACCACCACTTTGTATTCTTCGCTAAAACAAATTGCCACGCCGGATGTGAATGTTTCTACGATTGAAGATCCAATAGAAATGGTGGAAGAAGCATTCAATCAAATGCAGGTTAATCGCGCGGTGGATTTGGATTTTGCCACCGGCGTGCGCACGCTGATGCGGCAAGACCCAGACATCATCATGATCGGTGAGATTCGCGATCAGGAAACAGCAGACATGGCTGTGCAGGCGGCGATGACGGGGCATTTGGTGCTGTCGACTTTGCATACCAACGATGCGCCGAGTGCGGTGTCGCGCTTATTGGATCTCGGCGTGCCTTCGTATTTATTGCGTTCGGTACTGCTCGGCGTGATGGCGCAGCGTTTGGTGCGCCGTTTGTGCATTCACTGCAAAGAAGAAACGGAAATTCCAGAAGAAGCGTGGAAAACACTCACGGCGCCGTGGAAAGTGGCTATGCCTGCGCGCAGTTTCAAACCCGTGGGTTGTTTGGAGTGTCGCAATACGGGTTACAAGGGCCGCGAAGGTATTTATGAAATTATGTTGTTCACAGATGAAACCAAAGCACTGGTGGGCGATAGAGTGGATATTGGCCAGTTGCGACAACAAGCCATGCGTGAAGGCATGCGCACGCTGCGGCTTTCCGGTGCGCAAAAAGTCGCAGCGGGTTTGACGACTGTCGAAGAAGTAATGCGTGTTGCGCCAGCGTTGGATCGTTTTAACGGATGA